Below is a genomic region from Actinomadura sp. NAK00032.
CCTCGTGCCCCGACACTGTACATTTTTTGTCTTCGCCGCCACTCGCGGTGACTTCGTTTTGGGGGGGCTTCAAGCTGTCTTCGAAAATGACCTCGATAAATTTCTGAACACTCTTGTTTCCGCCGAGTCCCGTTGCGCGCTGGACCCCGCATGCGGCCGGAACGGGGGCGCCTGCCACGCCTGCATGCACCTCGGTGAACCTACTTGCAATCACTTCAACCGCTTCCTCGACCGGCGGTACTTGTTCGGGCCTCAGGGCTACCTAGCCGCGCATCGACCAGCTTGATATGTGAGGAGATCCGACAGAACCGAAAGAGCATCTTGGTCGCCGAGGATGATGACGGAGTCATCTATCCACTACAAGCAAGCAACTGTTGCTTTGATCCTTGCCCAGGGTCTGATTGTGGTGACGTTGGGCTTAGTCAGGGAGTGGCCAGGCTTGTAGGGCTTGGGTGGCTATGTCGGTGAGGGTCTTGTGGGTGGCGCCGTCTCGGGCTTGTTGGGACATGCCTTGGATTACTGCGGCGAAGTAGTGGGCCAGGGCCTTGGGGTTGGCCGTGGCGGGGAGTTCGCCGTCTGACTGGGCTTGCCGTAGGCGGGTCTCGAAGTGCTTCAGGTTGGTGTTGCGCAGGTCGCGTAGGAACGTCTCCATCTCAGCGTCCTGCGGGGTGACGTTGGTGGCGGCGCTGATCGTTAGGCAGCCGGCCGGGTGGGACGGGTCCGGGTAGATGGCTGCGGCCTCGTTGAGGATGCGGGCGAACGCCTCGCGGGCGGTGGGTTCTTCGGTGAGGGCGTTGGACATGAACGCGCCCTCTGGGGAGCGGCCGTACGCCTCTACCGCCTCTTTGAACAGAGCCTTCTTGTCGCCGAACGCCGCGTAGAGGCTCGCCGGCCTGATGCCCATCGCGTCCGTCAGGTCGCTGACGGACGTCGCCTCGTAGCCGCGCTCCCAGAAGAGGCGGATGGCTGCCGTCAGGGCCGCGTCTCGGTCGAAGGTGCGGGGGCGTCCTCGTGCCATGGGTTCATTGTAGAGCGCTCGCTCAAGAAGTCGTGCTACCTTTTTGTTGAGCGATCACTCAACAAAGGAGACGGCATGGGTACGTTGGACGGCAAGGTCGCGCTGGTCACCGGTGGCAGCCGGGGGATCGGGCGGGGGATCGCCGAGCGGCTCGGGAGTGACGGGGCCGTGGTCGTTGTCACCTACGCGCGGGAGCGGGCGGCGGCCGAGGAGGTCGTTGAGCGCATTCGCAAGGACGGCGGGCAAGCCTTCGCGATCCAGGCCGAGTTCGGGCGGCACGGTGATGCCCACGCGATGTGGGACGCCTTTGACGCGGTGGTCGAGCGGCCCGGCGTCGACATCATCGTGAACAACGCGGCCATCGGAACCAGTGGGGATCTGGAGTCGATGAGCGAGGACGAGTTCGATCGGCTGTTCGCCGTGAACGTTCGGGCGCCCTTCTTTCTCGTCCAGCAGGGGCTCGGGCGGCTGAGGGACGGCGGCCGGATCATCAACATCTCCAGCGGCGCGGCCTCGATCGCGTTGCCGGACATCATGGCCTACGGGGCGACCAAGGGAGCGCTCGACACCCTGACGCTCAACCTCGCCAAGCAGTTGGGGCCGCGGGGGATCACCGTGAACTCGGTCGCCCCCGGCATTGTGGACACCGACACGAACGCTCCATGGCTGAGGGGCAATGCGGAGGCGCTTGCGCATGCCGAGTCGCTGTCCGCGCTGGGACGGATCGGGCAGCCCGAGGACATCGCCGGTGTCGTCTCCTTCCTCGCGTCCGATGACGCCAGTTGGATGACGGGAAGAGTCGTTGACGTGACCGGTGGCGCCGGATTGTGAGGGCTGGTGGCGTCCGCCCTCGTGGGCTGCGCGAGGGCGGGCGTCGCGTGCAGGGTGGCCGGAAGTGGCGAGTGCGGGCGGGTCGGGGAGCGGCGTTCTAGCATCGGTGCAGTTGGCCTGTGGGCTGGGCGCGGTGGGGGCCTTGATGCAGCGTGTCGTTCCGTTGGAAGCGCGTGATCCTCGGCAGGTCGGCGGGTTCCAGATCCTCGGTCGGCTTGGTGTGGGCGGCCAGGGAGTGGTGTATCAGGGGCGCGGGCGGGACGGGACGCTCGTCGCGGTCAAGGTGCTGCATGAGCAGCTGGTCGCCAGCCGTGCGAACCGGAATGCGCTGGCGAGAGAGCTGGAGGCCGCCCGTCGGGTCGCGCCCTTCTCCACGGCTCAGGTCATTGCCGCCGACTTGGACGCCGAGCGGCCGTATGTGGTGAGCGAGTACGTCGATGGCGCGTCCCTTGAGGAGGTCGTGGAGTCGGAGGGGCCGCAGAAAGGCAACGCGCTTCATCGGCTGTCGGTCGCGACGGCTACCGCATTGGTCGCCATTCATGAGGCGGGGATCGTCCACCGGGACTTCAAACCGGCGAACGTTCTGATCGGGACGGACGGGCCGCGGGTCATCGACTTCGGGATCGCGCGTCTCTTCGAGAACACGACGACGTTGACGGGCAAGGTCGTCGGCACTCCCACGTACATGTCTCCTGAACAGGCCGCCGGGGAGCGGGTCGGGCCGGCGACCGATGTGTTCGCCTGGGGCGGGGTCATGACGTACGCCGCAGTGGGACGGCCGCCCTTCGGGCGCGGGCCGATGGCTGCGGTGATGGTTCGCCTCGCCCATGAAGACCCCGATCTCGGTGACCTTCCGGAGCCGATGCGTGGTCTGGTCATGGCGTGTTTGGAGAAGGACCCGGCGCGCCGGCCGACGGCTCATGCGGTGCTCATGCGCCTGGTCGCGGCGCCCGTGAGCGTGCAGGCGCCGGTCGAGGGGCCTGCCCCGTACCCGGAGCCGGGGCCCGCGCGCAACGTCACCCAATCCGATCCCGAAACTCAGCCCGCCACTTTGTCGCCGGACACGAACCCGGAGCCGGTGCCGCCTGCGGTGGCTCCCGATCGACTGTTGATCCGGCGTCCTTCGCTCGGCCGGAAGCCCTCGCTGTGGTGGTCGACGCTTTCGGCCGTTGCGGCCTTGCTCGTCGTCGCTGGGTTCCTATTCGTGCAGAACGTGCGAAACGGCTACTACGTCGGGGAGGAGGACGGCAAAGTCGTCCTCTATCGAGGTACGAAGGACACGGTGCTGGGCCTCAGCCTCTCACGCAAGGCGGCCAGTAAGGAGCAGTTGAATCCGCCGATCGTGGTCGCCGACCTTCCCGGGAGTGTGCAGGGGCAGGTGAAGGAGACCTTCGCGGTGCGGGGGCCGGAAGCGCTGCGCGACCTGGCGAAACGGGTCTGCAAGTACGGCCTGGGTGAGGACGTGGGCAAGGTCGTCATCGTGAAGGGGCGCGGGCAGGCTGATTGCCGCCAGACCATGGTCGTGGCCAGCGACATTCGCGTCAGCGAGTTGCCCAGGTCGGACGCGGCCAAGGTGACGGCTGGGGAGTTCGCGTTCGTCGGTCGGGCGGCGGCTGACGCGGCGCTCTCGCGGCTTGCCGACCGGCGGGACGCCTGTAAGGAATCGGGCGGACCGGCGATCGCGGACTGCCCGAGCGCCGCGTCATAGCGGGCCGACGAGCGGTAGAACCAGTTCTTGTTTTCCGGGGCGGCAGGGGCCAGTCTTGGGCGCATGGACCTGGTTGCTCTGGAAGAGATCCGGCGGCTCAAGTACCGCTACCTGCGGTGCGTCGACCTGAAGTTGTGGGACGAGTTCGCCGACGTGTTCGCGGAGGACGCCGTCGCCGAGTACGACACCCCCGTGCTCGGCAAGACGCTCCGGCTGGAGGGGCGGGACGCGATCGTCCAGTACATGCGGGAGAACCTGGACGACGGGAAGATCAGCGCCCACACGGCCGGGTGCCCGGAGATCGAGCTGGACGGGGACCGGGCCACCGGCATCTGGTCGCTGGACGACACGATCATCATCCCGGAGCACCGGCTGCTCATCCGGGGCGCCGCCTTCTACTACGACACCTACCGGCGCGAGGACGGGCGGTGGCTCGTGGAGAAGACCGGGCATCGGCGGACGTACGAGTACATGGTGTCCCTGGACGACGCCCCGAGCCTGAAGTTCACCACCTCCCATTGACCGGGACCGGCGTTGACTCGCTCCTAGAACGGGTTCTAACGTCCGGTCCTCAGTGTCGCGAACTCAACGGCGCTCGCGCCCCGCGTCCGTTAGGAGTGCCCGGTGGCCACCGAAGGCAAGACCGATTCGTTCGAAGCCGCGACGCGCGCGTTCGCCGACGCGGTCGTGGAGGCGGAGCGCATCATCCGCGCTGCGCCGCACGTCAAGACCGACCAGGACTTGGCTGAGGGGCTCGACTACCTCGCCGGCAGCATTAAAGCCTCGCTGCACATGGTCGGTGCCTACCAGCAGGACTATCCGTTCTTCGCGTCGTCCACCGGGCCGTACACCAAGCTGGGGCTCGATAACCCCGACACCTTGTACTTCCACGCCTATATCCGGGACGACGCAGAGTACGTGGTCATCGGACGGCGGGGGACGACCTCCGATCTGAGCTTCCAGGTCATGAACGGCGACTACTCGCCCACGCAGTCGCCGGACAGCCTGACCGCGTTCGACGACCGGGAACTCGATATCGCCGCGGACGGTTCGTTCCAGTTGCGGTTTGGGCCGCCCAAGGACGATCCCGGGCCCGGTTACGTCACGCTGCCTTCGGGCGCGGCGATGCTGATCGTCCGGGAAGTGTTCAGCGATTGGGAGAACGAGCGGCCGGGCGAGATCCGCATCCATCGCGCCGACACGATCGGGACCTCGCCGCTGGCCGTTCCGGCCGAGCGGATGGCACGGCGGTATCAGATCGCCGGGAAGATGCTGGTGTCCAGGATTCGCACGTTCCTGGCCTTCCCTGAATGGCACTACCTGCAGCTGCCGGTCAATACGCTGACCGAGCCGCGGCCGACGCCCGGCGGGCTGGCCACGCAGTTCTCGTCGGTGGGGCACTACGACCTCGATGACGACGAGGTCATCGTCATCACCGCGCCGGCCGCGGAGCGGGACGTGGCGCCCTATCAGGGCTTCCAGCTCGGCAGCATGTGGTACATCTCGCTCGACTACATCAACCATCAGACGAGCCTCACCGCCGACCAGGCCAGGATCGACGAGGACGGCAAGATCCGGTACATCGTGAGCGAGCGCGATCCGGGGCTCGCCAACTGGATCGAGCGGACCGGGCATCGCCGGGGATATCTGCAATTCCGCTGGCAGCGGCTTGCACGGGACCTCACGCCCGAGGACGGCCCGACAGTGGAGGTGGTGAAGTTCGACGACCTTCCGCGCGTCCTGCCGTTCTACGAGAAGCAGCGGGTCACCCCGCAGGAATGGTCGGAGAAGATCGCGGCCCGTCAGGTCGCCGTCGCGAAGAGGATGCTCGGCTGATGGCGGGACTGCTGGAGGACAAGGTCGTCGTCATCTCGGGTGTCGGGCCCGGGCTGGGGCGCGGGCTGGCGGTGCAGTGCGCCAAGGCCGGTGCGGACGTGGTGCTCGCGGCGCGCAACGAGGAACGGCTCGCCGAGGTCGCCAAGGAGGTCGAGGAGATCGGGCGCCGGGCCGTCACGGTTCCGACCGACATCAATGACGCGGCGGCCTGCGAGCGGCTCGCGGAGACGGCCCGGGAAGCGTTCGGACGGGTCGACGGGCTGGTCAACAACGCCTTCGCCACGCCGCCGCTGACCGACCTCACGAAGGTCGACCTCGATGCGGTGCGGGCCGGGTTCGAGACCAATGTGCTCGCGGCGCTGCACCTGACCCGGTTGTTCGTTCCCGCGCTCGAAGAGCACGGCGGGTCCGTGGTCATGGTGAACTCGGCGGTGCTGCGGCATTCGCGGCGGACGTTCGGCGCCTACAAGATGGCCAAGGCCGCCCTTCTCGCGATGGCGCAGAACCTCTCGACCGAACTCGGGCCGCGCGGCGTCCGGGTCAACACGATCGCCCCCGGATACATCTGGGCCGACAACCTCCAGTGGTATTTCAACCACCTCGCCAAGAAGCGCGGTATCACCGCGCAGGAGGTCTACGACGAGAACGCCGCGACGACCGACCTCCGGAAACTGCCCGAGCCCGACGAGGTCGCCGACGCCGTGGTGTTCATGCTGTCGCCGCTGGCGCGGGCGGTCACCGGGCAATGCCTGGACGTCAATTCCGGCGAGTGGCACCACTAGGAGAGGGCGGACCGATGAGCGCGGGTCGCGACAGCGTTGGCACGGTCGAGGATCTCCACGCCTCCGCCGGCAAGGTCACCGGCATGGACGACTTCGGTGACGACGACTACCTCGACGGGCTGAAGGTCCTGCTGGAGTCGCTGGCGAAGGAGGCCGGCCTCACTCCGCACGGGAACAAGGCGCAGCGTGCCATGCTGCGGGGCGCGCTGGCCGCGCGGCAGTTCTCCGAGGCGGCCTGGAAACGGCATCCCGAGCACGCGGAGGTGCCGATCGAGCGGCCGATCTTCGTCACCGGCCTGCCGCGGACGGGGACGACCGCCCTGCACCGGCTGCTCACCGCCGACCCCGCCCATCAGGGGCTCGACCTGTGGCTCGCCGAAGTGCCGCAGCCGCGCCCGCCACGTGAGACGTGGGCGGACGACCCGGTCTTCCAGGCGATCGACGCCGGATATCGGCGGCACCATGTCGAGAACCCCGAGTTCAT
It encodes:
- a CDS encoding TetR/AcrR family transcriptional regulator, producing MARGRPRTFDRDAALTAAIRLFWERGYEATSVSDLTDAMGIRPASLYAAFGDKKALFKEAVEAYGRSPEGAFMSNALTEEPTAREAFARILNEAAAIYPDPSHPAGCLTISAATNVTPQDAEMETFLRDLRNTNLKHFETRLRQAQSDGELPATANPKALAHYFAAVIQGMSQQARDGATHKTLTDIATQALQAWPLPD
- a CDS encoding glucose 1-dehydrogenase, encoding MGTLDGKVALVTGGSRGIGRGIAERLGSDGAVVVVTYARERAAAEEVVERIRKDGGQAFAIQAEFGRHGDAHAMWDAFDAVVERPGVDIIVNNAAIGTSGDLESMSEDEFDRLFAVNVRAPFFLVQQGLGRLRDGGRIINISSGAASIALPDIMAYGATKGALDTLTLNLAKQLGPRGITVNSVAPGIVDTDTNAPWLRGNAEALAHAESLSALGRIGQPEDIAGVVSFLASDDASWMTGRVVDVTGGAGL
- a CDS encoding serine/threonine-protein kinase; this encodes MQRVVPLEARDPRQVGGFQILGRLGVGGQGVVYQGRGRDGTLVAVKVLHEQLVASRANRNALARELEAARRVAPFSTAQVIAADLDAERPYVVSEYVDGASLEEVVESEGPQKGNALHRLSVATATALVAIHEAGIVHRDFKPANVLIGTDGPRVIDFGIARLFENTTTLTGKVVGTPTYMSPEQAAGERVGPATDVFAWGGVMTYAAVGRPPFGRGPMAAVMVRLAHEDPDLGDLPEPMRGLVMACLEKDPARRPTAHAVLMRLVAAPVSVQAPVEGPAPYPEPGPARNVTQSDPETQPATLSPDTNPEPVPPAVAPDRLLIRRPSLGRKPSLWWSTLSAVAALLVVAGFLFVQNVRNGYYVGEEDGKVVLYRGTKDTVLGLSLSRKAASKEQLNPPIVVADLPGSVQGQVKETFAVRGPEALRDLAKRVCKYGLGEDVGKVVIVKGRGQADCRQTMVVASDIRVSELPRSDAAKVTAGEFAFVGRAAADAALSRLADRRDACKESGGPAIADCPSAAS
- a CDS encoding nuclear transport factor 2 family protein, which encodes MDLVALEEIRRLKYRYLRCVDLKLWDEFADVFAEDAVAEYDTPVLGKTLRLEGRDAIVQYMRENLDDGKISAHTAGCPEIELDGDRATGIWSLDDTIIIPEHRLLIRGAAFYYDTYRREDGRWLVEKTGHRRTYEYMVSLDDAPSLKFTTSH
- a CDS encoding SDR family oxidoreductase — protein: MAGLLEDKVVVISGVGPGLGRGLAVQCAKAGADVVLAARNEERLAEVAKEVEEIGRRAVTVPTDINDAAACERLAETAREAFGRVDGLVNNAFATPPLTDLTKVDLDAVRAGFETNVLAALHLTRLFVPALEEHGGSVVMVNSAVLRHSRRTFGAYKMAKAALLAMAQNLSTELGPRGVRVNTIAPGYIWADNLQWYFNHLAKKRGITAQEVYDENAATTDLRKLPEPDEVADAVVFMLSPLARAVTGQCLDVNSGEWHH